A genome region from Nitrospira sp. includes the following:
- a CDS encoding PAS domain S-box protein, protein MHHLRSFQLRDMTACGAALRRLGTDATSLEQVADRLVRHLYGSLTMGHLREPACSLVRLFKTTPYSRLTPDLRALADARLGDTPPPPSLTCLTLLASAGAVPGWNDPARSSRFRVIPLDTLEAVERLPMFSQLFRQLGVSLPSLTQPGPSVLLDQHEQSFNVFHIPEAEGSPYVPGQEEFVLKYGIRSVLGFGAPLPDGELFSIILFSKDFIPESTATLFKPLALCAQIALAPYATTTAAFHPHHTSKPEQAGGDPTPVHDAHLQARIADLERLLAVHEQTVDEQADRMELIVQGSQMGTWDWEIPTGRVTFNERWASMLGYRLDELEPHVRTWEQLVHPDDLHQVMATVSSHLRGETPTYSSEHRLRTKSGAWCWVFDSGRVVKRDTKGAPLRAAGIHLDISDRKALEAAQTRAQCDLQAKQQALDEAQTLAHLGSWHWNIATGQEAWSEEQCRIFGHTPDQSLPTYATFLSALHPDDVERVQQAVDAALKYDSPYNLDCRIRRPNGEVRHINCRGVVQHDPDGRPVSMAGTVLDITNYKRAEFAWRDSETRMRSIFESAIEGIVVIDERGRIESANTALLNLLGYQAHELIGQNISILMPSPYREHHDEHLAHYLITGKRSIIGSGRDVPAVRKDGTQIDVYVSVSEMQIGTAKKYTGMLRDISERKRMEETLRESEERFRQLAEHIDAVFWLTSHDKSDVLYVSPAFETIWEFPRDLLYANPTFWLDHIHPEDRKRVATAVACQAHLPYDEEYRIVTPSGQIRWIRDRSFSIKNANGETYRIAGIAVDITLSKQMEAQIRASELRHRALVELSPHAIFVNCEDKIVFANQACAKLLGAIDPSQLFGKTVLDIIHPESHPKVRQRIAKIRDTNQPVPPTEERFVGLAGSIIDVEVAAAPIMFEGKPAIQVIATDIRARKDLERALLATNLQLHTILASATNVSIVATNTEGTITTFNTGAEELLGYSATEMIGQQSLTLLHVPEEIDRHARELSDLYERPIHGVAALIENAKRGGFDEREWTYQRKDGSRLTVLLTITALRDSDGVVTGFLAIGKDITSRKAAEHALAQARDEALRAAQAKADFLATMSHEIRTPMNAIIGMTGLLLDTALTKEQHEFADSVRRSSDGLLTLLNDILDFSKIEAGKLHFEELPFDLRMTVEDTVELLAEQAQSKGLELIGLVDAAVPTAVVGDPGRLRQILVNLVGNAIKFTAAGEVFLHVTRETQDGLDLLRFTIKDTGIGIPEAVQGRLFHAFVQADSSTTRRFGGTGLGLAICQRLVSQMHGRIGVESHSGQGSTFWFTAQFPETTLATPPSPFSWSRLRGRGILLVDHCDTVRQALRQELTSHGMNCTVARSGPEAVELARAAAAAHNPFDLALIELHLSDVDGFETATLLKQDPATAGIRLVILTTVGRRGDGQTARSIGIDAYLTKPLRQTQLLECLCLLLDQQATAGTPPNAEPPALITRHTLSESQAGPKPRLLLAEDNPVNQKVACKMLEKLGYRVDVAGNGQEAVAAHERSRYPLIFMDCQMPEVDGFEATALIRKMEGRSAHTPIVAMTANAMQGDRERCLAAGMDDYIAKPVRPKDLQTVLDTWLGNAGTATGTNG, encoded by the coding sequence ATGCACCATCTGCGATCGTTCCAACTCCGAGACATGACCGCCTGCGGCGCGGCGTTGCGCCGGCTCGGCACAGATGCCACCAGCCTTGAGCAAGTCGCCGACCGCCTCGTTCGTCACCTCTACGGATCCTTGACCATGGGCCATCTCCGGGAGCCGGCCTGCAGCCTGGTCCGCCTCTTCAAGACGACACCCTATAGCCGGCTGACACCGGACCTTCGTGCACTGGCTGACGCCCGGCTCGGAGACACGCCCCCGCCCCCCTCTCTGACCTGCCTCACCCTGCTGGCCAGCGCTGGAGCGGTCCCCGGGTGGAATGACCCGGCGCGTTCGAGCCGCTTCCGCGTGATCCCGCTCGACACTCTGGAGGCCGTCGAACGGTTGCCCATGTTCAGCCAGCTCTTCCGACAATTGGGGGTCTCGCTCCCCTCCCTCACACAGCCGGGTCCAAGCGTGTTGCTCGACCAGCACGAACAATCCTTCAACGTCTTTCACATTCCCGAAGCCGAAGGAAGCCCCTACGTCCCGGGACAGGAAGAGTTCGTGCTCAAGTACGGGATCCGGTCGGTCCTGGGATTCGGCGCGCCGCTGCCGGACGGTGAACTGTTTTCCATCATTCTCTTCAGCAAGGACTTTATCCCTGAAAGCACGGCAACCCTCTTCAAACCCCTCGCGCTGTGCGCGCAGATTGCACTGGCGCCCTATGCGACTACGACGGCGGCCTTTCACCCGCACCACACTTCCAAGCCGGAGCAGGCCGGCGGCGACCCAACGCCCGTCCACGACGCGCATCTGCAGGCCAGGATCGCCGACCTCGAACGCCTTCTCGCTGTGCATGAACAGACTGTGGACGAGCAGGCCGACCGGATGGAGCTGATCGTGCAAGGTTCCCAAATGGGCACCTGGGACTGGGAAATCCCCACGGGGCGAGTGACCTTTAACGAACGATGGGCGAGTATGCTCGGCTACCGTCTCGACGAGCTCGAACCCCATGTCCGGACCTGGGAACAATTGGTGCACCCGGATGACCTTCACCAGGTGATGGCGACGGTTTCTTCGCATCTTCGTGGGGAAACGCCCACCTATTCCAGCGAGCATCGCCTGCGAACCAAGTCCGGGGCCTGGTGCTGGGTCTTCGACAGCGGACGCGTGGTCAAGCGGGACACTAAAGGTGCCCCCTTGCGGGCCGCCGGCATCCATCTCGACATTTCCGACCGTAAGGCACTCGAAGCGGCGCAGACACGCGCGCAATGCGACTTGCAGGCCAAACAACAGGCGCTGGATGAGGCCCAGACGCTGGCCCATCTCGGTTCGTGGCACTGGAATATTGCGACCGGTCAGGAAGCATGGTCCGAAGAGCAGTGCCGGATCTTCGGCCATACTCCAGACCAGAGCCTCCCGACCTATGCGACCTTCCTCTCCGCGCTGCATCCGGACGACGTCGAGCGCGTACAGCAAGCGGTCGATGCGGCGCTAAAATACGACTCGCCCTACAACCTCGATTGCCGGATTCGCCGCCCCAACGGCGAAGTCCGGCACATCAATTGCCGCGGAGTCGTCCAGCACGATCCCGACGGACGACCGGTGAGTATGGCTGGCACCGTGCTCGATATCACCAACTACAAACGCGCCGAATTTGCCTGGCGGGACAGCGAAACCAGAATGCGCTCGATCTTCGAGAGCGCGATTGAAGGCATTGTAGTGATCGACGAACGCGGCCGGATCGAAAGCGCCAACACCGCCCTGCTGAATTTACTGGGGTACCAGGCGCACGAACTGATCGGACAAAACATTTCCATACTCATGCCGTCTCCCTATCGTGAACACCACGATGAGCACCTGGCGCACTATCTGATCACCGGGAAGCGGTCGATCATCGGCAGCGGCCGCGACGTTCCGGCTGTACGAAAAGACGGCACTCAGATCGACGTGTATGTGTCGGTCAGCGAAATGCAGATCGGAACGGCGAAAAAGTATACGGGCATGCTCCGTGACATTTCCGAACGGAAGCGCATGGAAGAGACCCTCCGGGAAAGTGAAGAACGCTTCCGGCAATTGGCCGAGCATATCGATGCGGTTTTTTGGCTCACCTCGCACGATAAAAGCGACGTCCTTTACGTCAGTCCAGCCTTCGAAACGATCTGGGAATTTCCCAGAGACCTGCTCTATGCGAATCCGACGTTCTGGCTCGATCACATCCATCCGGAAGACCGTAAACGCGTCGCCACCGCCGTTGCCTGTCAGGCCCATCTCCCCTATGACGAGGAATATCGGATCGTCACGCCAAGCGGACAGATACGGTGGATCCGGGATCGCAGTTTTTCAATCAAGAACGCCAATGGGGAGACCTACCGCATTGCCGGTATCGCCGTCGATATCACCCTGTCCAAACAGATGGAGGCACAGATTCGTGCCAGTGAGCTACGGCATCGCGCGCTCGTGGAATTGTCGCCCCACGCCATCTTCGTGAATTGCGAAGACAAAATCGTGTTTGCCAATCAGGCCTGCGCAAAGTTATTGGGCGCGATCGATCCGTCACAGTTATTCGGAAAGACCGTCCTCGATATTATCCATCCCGAATCGCACCCCAAGGTACGGCAGAGAATCGCGAAAATACGCGACACGAATCAACCGGTCCCGCCCACCGAGGAGCGGTTTGTCGGTCTCGCCGGCTCCATCATCGATGTGGAAGTGGCGGCAGCCCCGATCATGTTCGAGGGAAAACCGGCCATCCAGGTCATTGCCACCGATATCCGGGCTCGCAAAGACCTGGAACGGGCCCTGCTCGCGACCAACCTGCAACTGCACACCATCCTGGCCAGCGCAACCAATGTGTCCATCGTCGCCACCAATACCGAGGGGACGATAACGACCTTCAACACCGGCGCGGAAGAGTTGCTGGGCTATTCTGCCACCGAGATGATCGGGCAACAGTCGCTCACCTTGCTGCACGTGCCCGAGGAAATCGACCGCCATGCCAGGGAACTCAGCGACTTGTATGAGCGCCCGATTCATGGTGTCGCAGCCTTGATCGAGAATGCCAAACGAGGCGGGTTCGATGAACGGGAATGGACCTACCAGAGAAAAGACGGCAGCCGACTGACCGTCCTATTGACTATCACCGCACTCCGGGACAGTGACGGAGTCGTGACCGGATTCCTGGCGATTGGAAAAGACATCACCAGCCGAAAAGCCGCAGAACATGCCCTCGCCCAGGCGCGGGATGAAGCCCTTCGAGCCGCCCAGGCCAAGGCCGACTTCCTCGCCACCATGAGTCATGAAATCCGCACCCCGATGAATGCCATCATCGGCATGACGGGTCTCCTGCTCGATACCGCCCTCACGAAAGAACAACATGAGTTTGCCGACTCGGTCCGCCGTTCGAGCGACGGCTTGCTGACGCTCCTCAACGACATTCTCGATTTCTCCAAAATCGAGGCGGGAAAACTTCATTTCGAAGAACTCCCGTTCGACCTCCGGATGACGGTGGAGGATACGGTGGAGCTGCTCGCGGAACAGGCGCAGAGCAAAGGCCTGGAGTTGATCGGGTTAGTCGATGCCGCCGTGCCGACCGCCGTCGTAGGCGATCCCGGCCGGCTCCGGCAGATCCTGGTGAATCTGGTCGGCAATGCCATCAAGTTCACCGCCGCGGGCGAAGTGTTTCTCCATGTGACGCGTGAGACTCAAGACGGTCTGGACCTCCTGCGGTTTACTATCAAAGATACCGGGATCGGTATTCCGGAAGCAGTGCAGGGACGATTGTTCCACGCCTTCGTGCAAGCCGACAGCTCCACCACCAGGCGTTTCGGTGGTACCGGCTTGGGGCTCGCCATTTGCCAACGACTCGTGAGTCAAATGCATGGCCGGATCGGGGTCGAAAGCCACTCGGGGCAGGGCAGCACGTTCTGGTTCACCGCGCAATTTCCGGAAACGACACTCGCCACTCCCCCGTCGCCCTTTTCCTGGAGCCGGCTTCGTGGCCGAGGTATTCTCCTGGTGGATCATTGCGACACCGTCCGGCAGGCTCTGCGCCAGGAGCTCACGTCGCATGGAATGAATTGCACCGTGGCCCGGAGCGGCCCGGAGGCCGTGGAGCTGGCCCGTGCGGCGGCCGCCGCACACAACCCCTTCGACCTGGCCCTCATCGAATTGCACCTCTCCGACGTGGACGGGTTCGAAACGGCCACCTTGCTGAAACAAGACCCCGCCACCGCCGGCATACGTCTGGTAATTCTCACCACGGTCGGCCGACGGGGCGACGGCCAGACTGCGCGATCCATCGGCATCGACGCCTATCTCACGAAACCGCTCCGTCAGACACAATTGCTCGAATGCCTGTGTCTCTTACTGGACCAACAGGCCACAGCCGGGACGCCGCCGAACGCCGAACCGCCAGCCTTGATCACACGACACACCCTGAGTGAATCCCAGGCAGGACCGAAGCCTCGCCTGCTCCTGGCGGAAGATAATCCCGTGAACCAGAAAGTGGCCTGCAAGATGCTGGAGAAACTCGGCTACCGGGTCGATGTCGCGGGAAACGGACAGGAAGCCGTGGCCGCTCATGAGCGTTCCCGTTATCCGCTGATTTTTATGGATTGCCAGATGCCGGAAGTGGACGGGTTCGAAGCAACCGCACTGATCCGCAAAATGGAAGGCCGGTCGGCCCATACCCCGATCGTCGCTATGACGGCCAACGCCATGCAAGGCGACCGCGAACGCTGCCTGGCCGCCGGGATGGACGACTACATCGCCAAACCGGTCCGCCCCAAAGATCTTCAGACGGTACTCGACACCTGGCTCGGAAACGCCGGCACTGCGACCGGCACCAACGGCTAG